The DNA region TTTAAATAGCTTTTAAACCCCACAAACCTTCTTAAAATGCTGCCTTTGGgacttttttttattcctttCATTGCTCCTTTCTTATGTATCTGGACATGGAAACTGCATAACAGCGACTATACAAAAGAGGTTGTTGTACTATTATATTGATACTTTAGACGTGGAAATTTACGCGAAGTAGAAATTTACGCTATTACGCGGAAACCTTTTAACCTCAGAAAATCCCCCGCGCGCGTTATACTTTGTGTTTGTATGAAACTATGATGCTAGCTCTTCGAAGGCGTGTACACTGCTAAATAACAACGCGAAATTATACACTCGCGAATATATCTACTTTTACAGTAAACCTTGCTATCGAATGGACGATATTTAACTGATGGACCACGGTTTATCTTCTTATTCATATTAATTACTTTGCAACGTTTTGCACGTCCCCCGCTGCCTTGCTGTTGATTGGCCAATGCGATATAATGTAGAACTTGTCATAGCTTGTGTACTTTACACAGACATGACACCATGTTATACAGAACAGACGTGTGGACCTGACAATGGAACACCTTCAGCAGACGACAACGCCCGTCTGCGCGTGATAGACACATTATTTATCTGCCGTCTAAACAATCCGATTAACATCATGTAAGTGTTTATGTCGATTCGATAGTTAAGTTTTTAAGACGTCTTGCTGGCTACGATAATAAATGCTGTAAGGTCATAATAACGAATTTTCCGAAGTTTCCTCCTACCATAGATTAATAGTTCTTGATATCAAAATGGGGGTTAAAAAGGTCCCAATGAAAGGTCATGTGAAATCAGATTAAAACTCTTAACAACTTAAAACAACAGCCACGATCAATGGGAAACAGAAGTGATGAAGACATCGACGTTgagtattgatttggaaaaataattccTTTGGAAAATCAacggaatcgtacgtttaaacgtattttattttattaattaatatgaaaaaaatattataaacattggtgttattatttgttaattttatagggttatagatttttttttcatttgaaatattttgtgagaatccgctacgcgtattcacacagtttgcaaacaatatttcttttatatcccgatgaaattaaaaacagtgacatcaatgcttaaatgtaaaaaaaaaatgaaagcaaaCGATTTATACAGAGTTCACTAAAACTTCAAATCATTCAACTTTTCAAAAAACTTATTCATttctgaaaattcataatggactgttctagaTATGTCAGAGCCTATTTGTGGCTTCATgggtgaataagttaaataAGTTATTGCTTGACTAAAATCTGTTCAACAAACATTTTCCTGTGTAAATAAACGTCCTGTTTACGTGCGTGTTTATATGAATTAAATACACTCCGACTTAATCAGTATCACTGCACGTGCTGTTGTGTTACGTCACAGCCGGGGAGGGGGTGTATTCCGGCGGAGGTGAGGAGGTCATATCCGACACGTGACCTCAGCATCCTGTTGGCCGTGAATAAGTGTTGTTCAATTTCGATCGCATTCCCGGTTAGGAATGTTGGTAtttaaattaatgataatatatatagttttgtttgtttgaataatcAATTACTCATAACTAATGTTTAGCAAATTGACACACCTCATAAAAAAGgaatttattgaaatacataCAAAAGTGCATGAGATGTTGCGAGACCCTTTGCGCGCTTACATCCTCGCCATcgatttttccttttttcctaactgactttatgtttcctaatgcctcccttggcaccgcctcacttttggcctggagttgagcgttcgcccctgtgaggaaggctctgggttctgtcccctggccgagacacaccaaagtctataaagtggtagtttctgctcctgcttagcgttcagcatataaggagtgggacgactggttcgcccgttgtcagtataatgtggggtgtgttgcttggtgtcttcgacggcatgcttcagtgatataacactataaaaagggcaacagttccactatacaagaaaacacacaTACCGCattcttccaaaacacgcacttcacacaagctacgcactgcatacatgggaggccgtctttacatgaccctggctgaaagtaggacgttaaaataataaaacaaacaaaagtataaCTTGTAgacattagaaaaaaatgtttggtaCATGTAATTGATGAATATAATTGTCGAGGATAATGCTCAATTTTCTGTGCGAAATATTTcgcaaaaaatgttttaaattagttcatttttaaagttttcattttGCTTATATTAGATGTGATACAATAAGTCGTAGGCATCTTTCAGATTTTTCAGCATctgatatttattacatttatagaATCTCCCATCAAGGTTGATGGAGCCTTAGGaagaaaagacaaaaatagGAAACCAATGGAAATTCTTTTTCAATGGCGGATATCCACGGATCACTTTTTACTTTGCATTGCCACTTTTAAGTAATAAAGAGATATGCATACGAATCTCATCGCAGcgaatttgtaaataaaatgagaaaactgaaggtaaatatttaaactaATATTACACACTTTTGTTATTCATTCTTGGTTGTGCACTTTTACGCCGAATCTGACCCCACTATTGATTGTCTTGAACACGTGTGTGCAAGTACCGGAAGTGACGACATCAACACGTTTCCTCAACAATCTGGTTCAGACAGAAGCTTAACACCTGTTTCGTGTAAGTGACGATGTAAACAGTTGCCATGACACTATAGTTAGCCAATCAACGCCAGTATAAGGTTTATCCTTACGTTACGGTGACTTTTACGACAATGCACTTGACATGGCactacaaattatcaatgtACTCTTCGGTCTCATTTCAAAATAGAACAGGCGATTAACAGCAACGAAATAACAGTACATTGTTGGGTTCAGAAAATCTGTAGAGCTTTCCATAATTAATCTATATGGTACTGGTTCTATGTACTCCGGATAGGTTCAAACATCTCACTATCTCAATATTGTGGTACGATTATCCGGATTCCATACGGTTCACATGCTAACATAAAATACTTGTTTTATCCTCAAACGTATTGCGTTATTtacgaaaatttgaaaaatcatGGAACAGTCGAATTCATTTCTGATAATGGTCCGGTACTACATTATGAAAGTGCTTACTATACATACTGTAACCGCACTACAATGTGTTATGCAAACCATGTACTGTACTGAGTGCAGAATCGTATTCGCTGAAGTGTATTCATGAATTACAAATGGATCTGAAAATAAGTTAAGGTTTTAGTGCCCATAGACTATTTTAGACGATTTAGGGTCTAAATCGGTAAAATCCGTACTCTACATAGTGCTATACACCAGTGTATAGAATTTTATCGCATTGTCGCAATTCTTCATTTTGTATTTCGCTTAGTGTATTGCATTATTGCACTGTTGCTCTTCACTTGGCGCATTATCGCTCTTTGCTTGGCACATTGTCGCACTGTCGTGGGCGCACATCCCTACTATTGCATGGCGCATTGACGCTCTTCGCTTGGCGCATTGTCCCACTGTTGCATGGTGGGTTCGCCTATGCAACTGTATGACTTAGccaaaatcagccaccataaatAACATAAATTCTGAGCCAATGAATGTGTTCGTTACAAGCCAGATTAGATTGTAAGGTCTCCACCGCACGAATGTTATATCTATTGAAGGAGTATATACCACAGCAGTAGACAAGCGAGACGGCGATGTCTTGGATTGGATTTTTTTCCGCTTTCAATCATTTGTCCCCAGGCTTTATACAAGAGTTTTATGTCTAAGACTTCCATCATTTGACGTCATGTGAAATGACAATTAGGGATCTCAAGCGGAGTTAATCTGTGGCGAAACTAGATTAGTTCGCTTTATGTGTCTGTGTTACCTTGTAATTCAGTCATAAAAACTTTTTGCTGAAATTTATGAAAGCATATGGCATTCGACTTTCTGCCCAAACGGCTAGCTGCTATTTTAGTTTTTGTCGTATCCAGCGTCTGACATCGTTCGTTCCGGCACGTGCTACTAGCCGGACTCGATTCTACTACCTCAGACTAACTGGTCCGTCACATGCACTCTATCGACGGAGCTTAAGTAAAATTTCCTCAAGGTAACCTTGTCAAATTCACTACGTTCTGCAGAAGAACTCATTCATTTCACATCCACCAAACTTTCATAGTTTCTGAGTTTATGTAACGTTAACATTgagaaaacaacaaacaattttttatagtcgaaaaatatgaaatttgtaatagaaataaaaaggtaaaaaacaatatttataacattctCTTAATCATTGTTCATAAATAGGACCTCCATTTCTATGTCAGATGTTCCGTCGTAACTAAACGCCCTACTGGCGAAACCCTTTTTCCTGTCTCCTGTGGACCTGGTTCTTGGCGTGAATAACGACAAAATCCAGCATCGCGTCGTCGTACCAACGATTCAGTCGACGAAAAAACCGTGCCACTCTTTCTTGGATTCTGACAAATATATTAGGCTGTGTGTTCAAGTTGACCCACTTCCCGTTTATCCGTACGGCACAGGGAGGACAGGTCGGTCTCGAACGTCCGGGAGAAGGACGGCTTGTTGGTGTTTTGGTCGGAACGCCAATGTGTCGGATCAAGGTTGTCTTGTCATGTTCTTCTTTCGTCATTGAATCAGCAAAATTGGTCATCACTTCTTTGTAGTCTTCACTGTTGTTTAATTCTTCCCAAGCACGTCTTGGTCCCAGGTTAGTTAAAccttgaaaatagaaatatgatatgtaattttaaatCATTCTCGAAAAGGAGCGGGCCAATATGACTTGTACATGGTACACAGTCTCAGTAAAGCCCAAGACATGTTCTTCTAGAAGCCCAAGACATGTTCTTCTAGAATTTTGTACGATTGATGGTTCGAAGAAAGACAATGTATTTATAGCATGAAACTAGttcttataatattttttgttcgAAAAATAGAAATAGGGTTTATTTATTTGCGCGTGAATCCATAAATCAGTTATATAATTTTCCAAACTGATAGTACATGAACATAATCAGAAAAGGGAATTTATGCATACAAGGATATGTTTTGTATAAGCTTTACATAAGAACAAATATAACcgatgtaccttttatttgatCCACATTGTCGTCACCAACCGTCTGACGGAGGGGATTTTGCACATCTCCATTTGATTGTTTGacctgaaacaaaacaattaatgaTAAATGTGTAATTAGGATACAACTACATATATGGCAAAGATACCTAAGTAACAAAGAAACGTGTTATATACCTAAGTAAAATCTGCTTTTTTATCACTGATAGAAATTAAGTAAACAACTTACCTGATAATGACCCGTCCATGTGACACTCGGTTTCCCTGTTTCCCCTTCCATACCGGAATTCCGTCTCGAGTCAAGATGTTCTAGACAACTGTCTGATTTAGAcatgatatatattaattttgaagaattCGCGAATTTTGTAGTAATGCCGCCAACAACAGCACAGAACAATAAACATCACGTGATTAACAACGTCGCGTGGTTAGCAACGTCACGTGATTCAGCAACGACAATTAGCAGTGTCACATGATATTACAGTCAACGAAAAGAACAGCACATTTTGTCGACGTCATAGTCATGTACGTGTATATAATAAATGGTGAATTTCGGCCTTGTCGCACTGCCGAATTGGCGACCCTATCACAAATATGCACATAAAATTGTATCTTAAAGctatatttacatcatcatcTTTTAAAGATTTGTTCATGTTTTTCGAATTCTTCTGgcattaaaaattaattatatattttgttttcctcctttaaattaaagcatttgttgaatgttgtaaataaatgtttCGTTATTACGCTGTGCCTTGCAAGGTTAAGAAACTGAAATAAAGTTTGAAAGTTTTGATCTGTGAAAGTCGATACTTGCtttgtgaaaatatatataagttattgTTTTCTGATAGGCCAAGCGGTCCATCAAATTCCCATACAGCTGTGCCGACAATATCCGTGATTAAGCCTATAGCGGTTTCACGCATGTGATGCACGCATTTCATCTGGGAAATAATTGGTCATATTTTCTGTAATAAAATGggcaaaaacattaaaaaaattgtcaatatCGATGGAATTTTCCTTAAGTGTTAAACTGAAGAAGTATGTCAAATACGGACGAAACTACAGGTATTTTTCCAAATGATTGAAATCATTTACTTGGTGAACTTACACGTGTAGATAGCACGTGGTAACACTTAACAGCGCATGTTTGATGTTTAAATATAGAAGGAGTTTAGGATATCTTCTCCATTTCAAAGGGATTTAAATTTCACTACCATTTTCCCGACATACCTTCTTTTGACGAGCATAGATATTTATGACTGCATCGAAATCCGATGACTTTTCAAGGCTATGTAGGTAGTCGTCCctaacatttcatttttgaacTTCCGGTTAGCGAATATGCACGATAGCCcctctttaaagggacaattcattctacgagaacattaaaatttgtaaatatatcggaaaaccgcagttctaatggaaattagatgtcggttttactgtgatattcagaaaatcccatggtggcgaaatgcgtgtgaaatgttcaaactactcgctgtccgccattacattGTGGTcgtatcttgtatgccgaacccagtcccttgctcgtagagtaatgctacttttgtctagaactgctcaaatcgctctgacagaagtgtgtttaccttattaggtgaattgttttgcctaaaaaatcattatatcacctccacagtggttatgtagcaTTGTttacgtgcgtgactttggctgaGTATTACCGCGTTGACTACCgtaaatcgtattgatcaacatgtaagttacaacggtatcaattaaaatataaattttaacaaaataaatgtttccGGTAtgttatggtggctgattacggccatctcgtgttgttgtgttgtcgccttgtcgtgttgtcgccttgtcgagttgtcgcggtctcaaactgcgacaacccgagatttaacagttaaaatgtcgacttgtcgcgttttcgaaccgcgacaagtcgacaacaagacgatcgacaacacgacaagtcgacatttcaaacacgctaattagcgcgtacagaatatcgtgttgtcgcggtaaaatgtcgacttgtcgtgttgtcgagttatCGACTTGTcctgttgtcgccttgtcgacttgtcgtgttgtcgagttgtcgacttgtcgccttcctgtacacatgcgcaaacaatggataacactcgccatattggattgctaatgaaaataattgtgtgcatgtgtttgtacctagatgaagaaatttgatagcaatttctttaccgagagttgtcaaagtatttttctctgaactatgaatttcaataatttgtttattatatgataatcgtgtaataatggtctggtcacgccgtctgattagtacgcagtaatcgtcatctgttaattttaaggtcacttgaaccgctaaggcctaatagttcgaaggcccgttaatccgaaaattggaaaatattgcaattttatggtggcatatttctgctatcgatttgccgacttacgacttaataatgtcgacatcgttaaggcattaagtcgaaatcatatcggaatatgtcgacataaacagaagaatatgtcgacttaccacatgtacatgcccacataatgaatccaagatatttatgtagacagtcggtaactcggcgattaatgtgtttatgctcgggtgtgacaccgacttgtcagttattgatgtcgacatctaaactaaaagatgtcgacatctggtcttgaaagtggaaatcaaaggccaccctttcatagagcactgtgtatatgcagcaaaagccatacagcagagatcgacgttgattttgttaattcaagtttttattcatttgatttcaaaaaaaaaaaatgtgatcctgcacatcccggccatgaaactgtagcctgcgtgtacgtagttgttagcccgagctaaggaagtgtacaacgaattataaatatatataaccgtgggttgaaaattcgtttcaaagctgtgtgtgtgttttgttgattggcattcgtaccaagtccatgtagtacataccgtactatactatattaaaagaatgaatgaaaataaaaatttaaaaaaaaaaataaaaaaagatttttttatgttgtattttcttgtgaatcccgaaaaaaaaaccagttacgtaatttaaaagccataaaggtcacagtacaggtacacaatacacgttgggaaaccagctttacttgttagcttggcctacagatttaaatgtaaatctctgcctcgatacacttatataaaggcacaacgaatttttgttacggtcttaatggtcagattcaaactttgggctaaaaatcctccagggacgcggttttaaactcccaactcgcgatacatctgcatctatttttcgtagtaaaaacatgcgttctttgtagtcaaacgtagtaaaaaaagtcacgtgcttatacctcattcatgccattggccggaatatacaattgtattatgggtaactagtgatcacgtgattttgtgtttacttccaaatatggtgatagtttgcttgccatttcttcggagaaattgatttatttgaaaatatttagactccaaaatattattaatattgcatgcttatcattttgacttgcacatatgcactgttttactataaataatgaactgaaatgagttgtaaaactgccattttcacgttttgtaaataaatgatataatacgaattgaccaattcaataggtctaaccgtctaatctaaaatcagcgaagatcggctactcccggctaaattcgtagaattctaaatttatatatttatatatattattacctgctttagggctcagaacatatacatataacacagagaaaataaggccaaagtatgtataaataccaggtcagagaaatcactctatttggaagtaaacacacactcatgtgatcactagttacccactaatacaattccatatttatttcggccaatggcatgaatgaggtataatcacgtgacttgttttactacgttttactacaaagttAAAAGAACGCGTtgtgttttgtacaattatggggaaaatcctccgcggatcgtggtttcatttccaccatttgaaattgttagcaatactatcatatcatagtttattttccatattatttccaaacaaatagttataagcttccgcatagcccacttagctttttgggaatctaatacatatgtacacatatactaagaaacacgggcttatgtgcttacatggcaggtctcaaggccctctaccaatattgtgaatttcatggccctggggtctcggaattttccccaggggatagggtctttaccatacaatgtagtttatataggagacatatttatttgtttgtttaaaagcaaaacattattcataactgtgcatatcggaattcaggtgactgttagacattctcaactctcatccatttgtaaaaaattcaaattttaacaaacttcttctccacaacacggtttttctcattttacagcaagtacaaaaaaacaacaacaaattacaatcatgaatattttgtattgatttttatttttttttttttttgcaaattttcagcaaaacaaacatgtttcaaattaaattaatacacatatttgattaatatatttgatctgcattcattattgaatttaaaaaaaaaataaaaaaaaactttataacatagcaaaggtacatggtttgtcattttaatcaagggagataaatccgatttgaaggattttccacaaagtggaaaagttaaagccgcataatccgtatctttcagggtccgtaaatcaacaaaagaaaattagggtacatatattataaaaagttatcaactttcccctaattacacacccaaaaagtcccgagttcaaaagaaattaatgattaaaaattcgatatccagagtgtttgaataattcactttccatgcattattcaaccaaaatttagactggtacatttcctggtcaacatcaattata from Argopecten irradians isolate NY chromosome 5, Ai_NY, whole genome shotgun sequence includes:
- the LOC138324543 gene encoding uncharacterized protein translates to MSKSDSCLEHLDSRRNSGMEGETGKPSVTWTGHYQVKQSNGDVQNPLRQTVGDDNVDQIKGLTNLGPRRAWEELNNSEDYKEVMTNFADSMTKEEHDKTTLIRHIGVPTKTPTSRPSPGRSRPTCPPCAVRINGKWVNLNTQPNIFVRIQERVARFFRRLNRWYDDAMLDFVVIHAKNQVHRRQEKGFRQ